A single genomic interval of Eleutherodactylus coqui strain aEleCoq1 chromosome 3, aEleCoq1.hap1, whole genome shotgun sequence harbors:
- the CEBPG gene encoding CCAAT/enhancer-binding protein gamma yields the protein MNRSPSSSDDGLSNSQLSSPPSPQLVPEGGGKAAPPSKSKKLQRMDRGSEEYRLRRERNNMAVKKSRLKSKQKAQDTLQRVNQLKEENERLEAKIKLLTKELSVLKDLFLEHAHNLAESVPAETSAGPEQATP from the coding sequence ATGAATAGATCTCCATCTTCTTCAGATGATGGTTTAAGTAATTCTCAGCTGAGTAGCCCACCAAGTCCCCAGCTTGTGCCTGAAGGAGGTGGGAAAGCTGCTCCTCCAAGTAAAAGCAAGAAATTACAGCGAATGGATCGTGGCAGCGAAGAGTACCGACTACGGAGGGAGCGCAACAATATGGCGGTGAAAAAAAGCCgattaaaaagcaaacaaaaagcccAAGATACACTGCAACGGGTCAATCAGTTAAAAGAGGAGAATGAAAGGCTGGAGGCCAAAATTAAGCTGTTGACAAAAGAGTTAAGTGTGTTGAAGGACCTTTTCCTAGAGCATGCACACAACCTAGCAGAAAGTGTACCAGCAGAGACTTCTGCAGGGCCGGAACAGGCAACACCATAA